Part of the Companilactobacillus zhachilii genome is shown below.
AAGATGCTATTTGTCAGTCATTATTGAAGAATGATAAAAATGTTGTCTTTTGTGCTCCTGGAAATGATGGAATGAAGCTAAACGGAATTAAAACAATTTCAATTAATGAAGATGAATTCGACCATTTAGCTAACTTTGCTTTAACCAATAATGTTGATTATACAATCGTTGGTCCTGAGGAACCTTTAGTTAATGGGATTGTTGATTTCTTTAAGAGCCGAAAGTTGTTGATTTTTGGACCAACTAAAGAAGGCGCCCAAGTTGAAGGGTCAAAGTCTTTTACTAAGAAATTAATGGCTGATGCTGACATTCCAACTGCTAGTTATCAGGAGTTCACTGATTTACAAGCAGCAACAACATATTTAAACGAGGAGGCTGCTTTTCCGATTGTTATTAAAGCTGATGGGTTAGCGGCGGGTAAGGGTGTTTATATTTCACCTGAGAGAGATGATGCTCTATCAAAAGTTACTGATCTGTTGCAAGGACACAAGTTTAATACGCGTAAAGTCGTAATTGAGGATTTCTTAGAGGGTGAAGAATTTTCACTAATGGCATTCGTAGATCATAAAAGGTTTTATCCAATGCCAATAGCGCAAGATTACAAAAAGATTTTTGAAGATGATAAAGGTCCTAATACTGGTGGAATGGGAGCCGTTTGTCCGGTCCAAAATATTTCATCAGAAATTGAACAAACT
Proteins encoded:
- the purD gene encoding phosphoribosylamine--glycine ligase is translated as MKILVVGSGAREDAICQSLLKNDKNVVFCAPGNDGMKLNGIKTISINEDEFDHLANFALTNNVDYTIVGPEEPLVNGIVDFFKSRKLLIFGPTKEGAQVEGSKSFTKKLMADADIPTASYQEFTDLQAATTYLNEEAAFPIVIKADGLAAGKGVYISPERDDALSKVTDLLQGHKFNTRKVVIEDFLEGEEFSLMAFVDHKRFYPMPIAQDYKKIFEDDKGPNTGGMGAVCPVQNISSEIEQTAIETVIKPFVNELYNQGIKYTGIVYAGLILTQDGIKVIEFNARFGDPETEVVLPRLQSDLSEMINQMLHHKKINEITWSTTGLNLGVFAVSHGYPGKQVVGDLGSTDEFRSCPLTVNYASVRKENHRLISNGGRLYLVQTQAEDLDSAQVQVYRELGKMNQLHIYYRRDIGKNSI